The proteins below are encoded in one region of Corynebacterium felinum:
- a CDS encoding DUF3515 domain-containing protein — MRDSVSGELSFNKTPIVIALVLGVLLVIGTLVGAKVAYNRAALQPVSMATLDTPDAQSVECKEFIAALPNKVLGHPRAELVDPAPAGAAAWRSSSTQQVTLRCGVQLPLQFSALSTLRDDAGTAWLTIKDVTPSSTMQTWYAVHKEKVVAVTTDAEGLAGADSPVTDLGSALMVLKETEHQPHPVPLTELVADKSERCDALVKHLPEQISEYQRSLISLDKGMAAWVAEGLEPIVLRCGVAFPESYTPGVKVTQVDDVVWFEDTIVGNGTTASYWYALGRDAGVVVSMPQAVGNSALVVLGEVMSAHTAASDSQ, encoded by the coding sequence ATGCGTGATTCTGTGAGTGGTGAGCTGAGCTTTAACAAAACTCCCATTGTGATTGCTTTGGTGTTGGGGGTGTTGCTGGTGATCGGCACGTTGGTTGGCGCCAAGGTTGCTTATAATCGGGCGGCGTTGCAGCCGGTGTCGATGGCAACGTTGGATACCCCGGATGCTCAGTCGGTGGAGTGCAAGGAGTTTATTGCGGCGTTGCCGAATAAAGTGTTGGGGCATCCGCGTGCCGAGTTGGTTGATCCTGCCCCCGCTGGTGCTGCGGCTTGGCGTTCGTCGTCAACGCAGCAGGTCACGCTGCGATGCGGTGTGCAGTTGCCGTTGCAGTTTTCCGCGTTGAGCACGTTGCGTGACGACGCCGGAACAGCGTGGCTGACCATCAAGGACGTGACCCCTTCCTCCACGATGCAAACGTGGTATGCAGTGCATAAGGAAAAAGTGGTGGCCGTGACCACGGATGCGGAAGGTCTAGCAGGTGCGGACTCTCCAGTGACGGATTTGGGATCAGCCCTTATGGTGCTCAAGGAAACTGAGCATCAGCCGCATCCGGTGCCGTTGACAGAGTTGGTGGCGGACAAATCTGAGCGCTGCGATGCTTTGGTGAAGCATCTACCGGAGCAGATTTCTGAGTATCAGCGTTCCTTGATCTCTTTGGATAAGGGGATGGCTGCGTGGGTTGCCGAAGGGCTGGAGCCGATTGTGCTGCGCTGTGGTGTTGCTTTCCCTGAGTCTTATACCCCTGGGGTGAAGGTGACACAGGTGGATGATGTGGTGTGGTTTGAAGATACGATTGTGGGCAATGGGACCACGGCGAGTTATTGGTATGCGCTCGGTCGCGATGCAGGCGTGGTTGTGTCCATGCCTCAGGCTGTCGGTAATTCGGCTCTGGTGGTTTTGGGCGAAGTGATGAGCGCGCATACTGCCGCCAGCGACTCGCAATAA
- a CDS encoding HD domain-containing protein, with protein sequence MSVLSPRLMRAINVASVGHDGHYRKATKIPYISHLFAVMHILAQFDVHEDLLIAALLHDVIEDRPGTVDVEAEFGPNVARIVLEVTKDSSLDTWQKRADDYLARLEQASDEAVLLALADKYHNLQSILADFDEHGDKLWERFNAGKQAQQWWYTKMGELVARKMPAHPLVAEFAGLVKQVVVL encoded by the coding sequence GTGAGTGTTTTATCCCCGCGTCTGATGCGGGCAATTAACGTAGCCAGTGTGGGTCATGATGGGCACTATAGAAAAGCAACAAAAATTCCTTATATAAGTCATCTTTTTGCGGTGATGCATATTCTCGCCCAGTTTGATGTACATGAAGATCTTCTGATCGCTGCACTGCTTCACGACGTCATCGAAGACCGGCCGGGAACGGTTGATGTTGAAGCAGAATTCGGCCCCAACGTTGCACGCATTGTTCTTGAGGTGACCAAAGATAGCTCTTTGGATACTTGGCAGAAGCGTGCCGATGATTATCTTGCAAGACTTGAACAGGCCAGTGATGAGGCGGTGCTTCTTGCGCTTGCTGATAAGTACCACAACCTTCAGAGCATTCTTGCCGATTTTGATGAACACGGTGACAAGCTGTGGGAGCGCTTTAATGCCGGAAAACAAGCGCAACAGTGGTGGTATACGAAGATGGGTGAGCTTGTGGCGCGAAAAATGCCCGCGCATCCACTTGTGGCGGAATTTGCGGGCTTGGTCAAGCAGGTGGTGGTGCTGTGA
- the leuD gene encoding 3-isopropylmalate dehydratase small subunit translates to MEKFVKHTGIAVPLTRSNVDTDQIIPAVYLKRVTRTGFEDGLFNNWRTNEPDFVLNRDVYQGCSVLVAGPDFGTGSSREHAVWALMDYGFKVVFSSRFADIFRGNSGKAGLLAALMSQENIELLWKQLEQNPGVEVTVDLEQRIATCQGNVYPFEVDDYTRWRLMEGLDDIGLTLRKEEEIAAFESQRPSFKPKTF, encoded by the coding sequence ATGGAAAAATTTGTTAAGCACACCGGCATCGCTGTCCCGCTCACTCGTTCTAACGTGGATACCGACCAAATCATCCCAGCTGTCTATCTCAAGCGTGTGACTCGCACTGGTTTTGAGGATGGCCTGTTTAACAACTGGCGCACCAACGAGCCTGACTTCGTGCTCAACCGTGATGTGTACCAAGGTTGTTCGGTGTTGGTGGCCGGTCCTGATTTTGGTACTGGTTCTTCGCGTGAGCATGCCGTGTGGGCGCTGATGGACTACGGTTTCAAGGTTGTGTTCTCGTCCCGCTTCGCGGATATTTTCCGCGGCAATTCTGGTAAGGCAGGGTTGTTGGCTGCGTTGATGTCGCAGGAGAATATTGAGCTTTTGTGGAAGCAGCTGGAGCAAAACCCGGGTGTGGAGGTTACTGTCGATCTTGAGCAACGCATTGCGACGTGCCAAGGCAATGTGTACCCGTTTGAGGTTGATGATTACACTCGCTGGCGTTTGATGGAGGGCTTGGATGATATCGGCCTTACGTTGCGCAAAGAAGAAGAGATTGCAGCTTTTGAATCACAGCGCCCCAGCTTCAAGCCGAAGACTTTTTAA
- a CDS encoding DUF4300 family protein, giving the protein MRWENILLTLIGILTLTLTGCASEEKAVTFSNLVDTQSHSLVREALSDAGVSEENISRFLSNVEEFNTTVPTGSLVAQGFVNYNDTATHYDLEAISEAWLEKYPEYPGTNCRINSFVLGANSFTIASNAEVDPSLLFIDSDSLRQSPILNEEERHNFDVLYGRIPTTAEKDPDQHAADIEKYFARHNIVFNNPNVHFVAVFLHDILDEPAHMFIGHVGIAVEHEGKMLFIEKLAFDKPYQALLFPDREHLQRYLMDAYDDSAGQDYSHPLIVDNGKVLPWKVKTQ; this is encoded by the coding sequence ATGCGCTGGGAAAACATACTACTGACCCTCATCGGAATACTCACACTCACCCTCACAGGCTGCGCCAGTGAAGAAAAAGCTGTCACCTTCAGCAACCTCGTCGATACCCAATCCCACAGTCTTGTGCGCGAAGCCTTAAGCGACGCTGGTGTATCAGAAGAAAACATCTCCCGTTTCCTAAGCAACGTCGAAGAATTCAACACCACAGTGCCCACCGGCTCACTCGTTGCCCAGGGCTTTGTCAACTACAACGACACAGCCACTCATTACGATCTCGAAGCAATCTCTGAAGCGTGGCTGGAAAAGTACCCTGAATACCCCGGCACAAATTGCCGCATCAATTCCTTTGTCCTTGGAGCCAATAGCTTCACCATCGCCTCGAACGCCGAGGTTGACCCAAGCCTGCTCTTTATTGATTCCGATTCCCTTCGGCAATCACCGATCCTCAACGAAGAAGAACGGCATAACTTCGACGTCCTTTATGGCCGAATTCCTACCACTGCCGAAAAGGACCCCGACCAGCATGCCGCAGATATTGAGAAATACTTTGCAAGGCACAACATCGTCTTCAATAACCCCAACGTTCATTTCGTTGCAGTGTTCCTCCACGACATCCTCGACGAACCCGCGCACATGTTCATCGGACACGTCGGAATCGCCGTTGAACACGAAGGAAAAATGTTGTTCATCGAGAAGCTGGCTTTCGACAAACCCTACCAAGCCCTACTCTTCCCCGACCGTGAGCACCTGCAGCGCTATCTGATGGATGCCTACGACGATAGTGCTGGCCAAGACTATTCTCATCCGTTGATCGTGGATAACGGAAAAGTACTCCCCTGGAAAGTAAAAACGCAGTAG
- a CDS encoding NUDIX hydrolase produces the protein MTNFPPAHQSNVTGALVATFEKIPAAPAEDFTRPVFAAGAVLWRRNQHGDVEYACIHRPHYDDWSLAKGKVDPGESLPATAAREILEETGFHVRLTKLLPKVTYPMGGKTKVVYYWLAEVIGGSFIANSEVDTISWLGFDAAVATLSYTLDHTTLRAADAQIQRGETSRIVLVRQTGKESQATLTKATQLARMLAPFHPQSVHSLSEHACVATATPLAQWLGIKVATFGIAVEDLPQADFAQLIRSLTDVPGTHVVVARGKLIRTFLQQLCPALADAGVIEVFKGSCWLLGFNNRQLVGIDYVASAAAVLAAKNTVSQ, from the coding sequence GTGACTAACTTTCCTCCTGCCCACCAGTCGAATGTCACTGGTGCTCTTGTGGCTACTTTCGAGAAAATTCCGGCTGCTCCCGCTGAGGACTTCACCCGCCCTGTCTTTGCTGCTGGGGCGGTTCTGTGGCGGCGAAATCAGCACGGTGACGTGGAGTATGCCTGTATTCATCGCCCGCATTATGACGACTGGTCGCTGGCAAAAGGCAAGGTGGATCCCGGTGAGTCTTTGCCCGCGACTGCTGCGCGGGAGATTTTGGAAGAAACCGGCTTTCATGTGCGTTTAACCAAGCTATTGCCGAAAGTGACCTATCCGATGGGTGGGAAAACGAAAGTGGTGTATTACTGGCTTGCTGAGGTTATTGGGGGTAGCTTTATCGCTAATAGTGAGGTAGATACTATTTCCTGGCTGGGCTTTGATGCGGCTGTGGCTACTCTTTCCTACACGCTTGATCACACCACGCTGCGGGCTGCTGATGCGCAGATTCAGCGGGGCGAAACTAGCCGGATCGTCCTTGTGCGGCAGACAGGCAAGGAAAGTCAGGCGACGTTGACGAAGGCTACGCAGCTGGCGCGTATGCTTGCACCGTTTCATCCACAAAGTGTTCATTCACTTTCTGAACATGCCTGTGTGGCGACTGCTACCCCTTTGGCCCAATGGTTGGGGATTAAGGTGGCAACTTTCGGCATTGCTGTTGAGGATTTACCCCAGGCTGATTTTGCACAGCTGATCCGTTCACTTACCGATGTTCCGGGAACACATGTGGTGGTAGCGCGCGGAAAGTTGATCCGAACATTTCTGCAGCAGTTGTGCCCAGCGCTTGCCGACGCCGGGGTCATCGAAGTATTCAAAGGCAGCTGCTGGTTGTTGGGCTTTAACAACCGCCAGCTTGTTGGCATTGATTATGTGGCATCCGCTGCTGCTGTCCTTGCGGCCAAAAACACAGTCAGCCAGTAA
- a CDS encoding IclR family transcriptional regulator, producing the protein MGQNNSESAPTSGIKVLDRAVLIMLTVAEHPRSLAELCEATQLPRATAHRLATALETHHILTRTSEGKWTIGAVLTSLGAGSSTKLIDAATPIMAELMDTTGESVQLYQLAGATRVCIAAQEPASGLQNTVPVGTRLPLSAGSAAKIFLAYSSPALRDSILSDNPQFTQEDLDRARENGWAESVSEREVGLASITAPIFDAEGLFVAALSISGPAERFRPSPAKWSKELIDAALTLSALL; encoded by the coding sequence ATGGGACAGAATAATTCAGAATCGGCACCAACAAGTGGCATTAAGGTCCTCGACCGGGCTGTGCTGATCATGCTCACCGTTGCAGAACACCCCCGCTCACTCGCGGAACTATGCGAGGCCACCCAACTCCCCCGCGCCACCGCACATCGACTTGCCACCGCGCTTGAAACGCATCATATTTTGACGCGAACCTCCGAGGGCAAGTGGACGATTGGCGCCGTACTCACCAGCCTTGGCGCAGGCAGTTCCACAAAACTTATCGACGCCGCCACCCCCATCATGGCTGAACTCATGGACACCACGGGGGAATCTGTGCAGCTCTACCAGCTCGCTGGTGCTACACGCGTATGCATCGCGGCACAAGAACCAGCCTCGGGTTTGCAAAATACTGTCCCCGTGGGCACCCGACTTCCACTTTCCGCCGGCAGTGCCGCCAAAATTTTTCTCGCCTACTCCTCCCCCGCGCTGCGCGATAGCATCTTGAGTGATAATCCGCAGTTTACGCAGGAAGACCTGGATCGGGCGCGCGAAAACGGGTGGGCTGAATCAGTATCGGAACGCGAAGTAGGATTGGCATCAATTACTGCCCCCATTTTCGATGCTGAGGGACTTTTTGTCGCCGCTTTATCCATTTCTGGCCCAGCTGAGCGTTTCCGCCCCTCCCCAGCAAAGTGGTCGAAAGAGCTTATCGACGCCGCACTCACGCTGTCAGCCTTGCTCTAA
- a CDS encoding GNAT family N-acetyltransferase: MSTHLNLSRWEADVILNDGGIATLRPARQSDREAIIEFYSRVSPKSKYLRFFSTHPTLSDDDLRQWLDIDYFDTVTLVLVERERIVATARYQIVEQFLPARVADVSFLVQDDHHGRGAGNILLEHLAQIGRECLVERFFAEVLVENRSMIQVFIRAGYEVKPELEDGFIVVDFPIDATQSSREVMERRELRAEANSIRRLLEPKSVAVVGSVADLQRVAPELLSARFAGQLHIVTHEGEDAVHLRSIVGDVDVVIVTYSSESMEGVLAAAAEKNAAGVIFMAQGPNPAVSESDAVRFVHKARSFGLRALGPAALGVINTDPAVRLNASPAPMPKAGSVGLFTQTAGIATLALSHALDRDCGLSSFISTGSFADVTANDVIQFWADDPRTSVALLSIDQIGNPRKFFRVLRRLALAKHAVVFVPSRALKSARHHHVTGLASASAHALDSVIRQTGAMVVSRRDTMYDIAKYLSMQPVPRGRRVTLISNSAGLNEQMRQSAIRFGLVPTPITVAGDPVQEISAATQRAVESGDADVVLSGIVEINARVLEDFAVAMSGINTQIPLVATMVGFRRPELPESVEFKVPFFPNYADALETVSLVVENAQLRAAARPHPDDEVACGDSAAVQAVVASVLDESPEGRWTTDEETAQILAAYGVSLVPWIAVDSFEQAVEAAEEFGWDVVLKSVHPVVRGRPELNAVIRNIADADMLKIAWSSLENLATIFDLDSMLPVVQPTVSPGASLVVRAIEDPALGPMVSVGPSGIASSLLNDVSWRVPPLRRVDARSMLEGLQSAELLHGPTRLDSVEDVLMRIAALSDDIASIVEVELTPVIAGSRETSVVGARIRIAALAGERDPLARSL; this comes from the coding sequence GTGAGCACTCATCTCAATCTCAGCCGCTGGGAAGCTGATGTCATTTTAAACGATGGTGGCATCGCCACCTTACGCCCGGCGCGCCAATCAGACCGTGAGGCGATTATTGAGTTTTATTCGCGGGTTTCGCCGAAGTCGAAGTATTTGCGTTTTTTCTCTACTCATCCGACGTTGAGTGATGATGATTTGCGCCAGTGGTTGGATATTGATTATTTCGACACTGTGACCTTGGTGTTGGTGGAGCGGGAGCGGATTGTTGCCACGGCGCGCTATCAGATTGTGGAGCAGTTTTTGCCGGCGCGTGTGGCTGATGTGTCGTTTTTGGTTCAAGATGATCATCATGGTCGTGGGGCGGGGAATATTTTATTGGAGCATTTGGCGCAGATTGGGCGGGAGTGTTTGGTTGAGCGCTTTTTTGCGGAGGTGTTGGTTGAAAATCGGAGTATGATTCAGGTTTTTATCCGCGCGGGTTATGAGGTGAAGCCTGAGTTGGAGGATGGGTTTATTGTTGTTGATTTTCCCATTGATGCCACACAGAGTTCGCGTGAGGTGATGGAGCGGCGGGAGTTGCGGGCGGAGGCGAATTCGATTCGTCGGTTGTTGGAGCCGAAGTCGGTGGCGGTTGTTGGTAGTGTTGCTGATTTGCAGCGGGTTGCGCCGGAGTTGTTGTCGGCACGTTTTGCGGGTCAGTTGCATATTGTCACTCATGAGGGGGAGGATGCTGTGCATTTGCGCAGCATTGTGGGGGATGTTGATGTGGTGATTGTGACGTATTCTTCGGAGTCGATGGAGGGGGTTTTGGCGGCGGCGGCTGAGAAGAATGCTGCTGGGGTGATTTTTATGGCGCAGGGGCCGAATCCGGCGGTGTCGGAGTCGGATGCTGTGCGTTTTGTGCACAAGGCGCGTTCGTTTGGGTTGCGGGCGCTTGGTCCTGCGGCGTTGGGGGTTATTAATACTGATCCTGCTGTGCGGTTGAATGCTTCGCCAGCGCCGATGCCGAAGGCTGGTTCGGTGGGTTTGTTTACGCAGACTGCGGGTATTGCGACGTTGGCGTTGTCGCATGCGTTGGATCGGGATTGTGGGTTGAGTTCGTTTATTTCGACTGGGTCGTTTGCGGATGTCACTGCTAATGATGTGATTCAGTTTTGGGCGGATGATCCGCGTACGAGTGTGGCGTTGTTGTCGATTGATCAGATTGGTAATCCGCGGAAGTTTTTCCGGGTGTTGCGGCGTTTGGCTTTAGCGAAGCATGCGGTGGTGTTTGTGCCGTCGCGGGCGTTGAAGTCGGCGCGGCATCATCATGTGACTGGTTTGGCGAGTGCTTCCGCGCATGCGTTGGATAGTGTGATCCGTCAGACTGGTGCGATGGTGGTGAGTCGTCGGGACACGATGTATGACATTGCGAAGTATTTGAGTATGCAGCCGGTGCCGAGGGGGAGGCGGGTGACGTTGATTTCGAATTCGGCTGGGTTGAATGAGCAGATGCGCCAGTCGGCGATTCGTTTTGGTTTGGTTCCTACCCCGATTACGGTTGCGGGCGATCCTGTTCAGGAGATTAGTGCGGCTACGCAGCGTGCTGTTGAGTCGGGGGATGCGGATGTTGTGCTGAGTGGGATTGTGGAGATTAATGCCAGGGTGTTGGAGGATTTTGCGGTAGCAATGTCTGGTATTAACACCCAGATTCCGCTTGTGGCAACAATGGTGGGCTTCAGGCGTCCTGAGTTGCCGGAGTCGGTGGAGTTTAAGGTTCCGTTTTTCCCGAATTATGCCGATGCGTTGGAGACTGTGTCGTTGGTGGTGGAGAATGCGCAGTTGCGTGCGGCAGCAAGGCCTCATCCGGATGATGAGGTTGCTTGTGGTGATAGTGCTGCGGTGCAGGCTGTGGTTGCATCTGTGTTGGATGAGTCACCGGAGGGTAGGTGGACTACGGATGAAGAGACTGCGCAGATTTTGGCTGCTTATGGCGTTTCTTTAGTGCCGTGGATTGCGGTGGATAGTTTTGAGCAGGCTGTTGAAGCTGCTGAGGAGTTTGGTTGGGATGTGGTGTTGAAGTCGGTGCATCCTGTGGTTCGGGGTCGGCCGGAGCTTAATGCTGTGATTCGTAATATTGCGGATGCGGATATGCTTAAGATTGCGTGGTCATCGTTGGAGAATCTCGCCACGATTTTTGATCTTGATTCGATGCTTCCGGTGGTGCAGCCGACGGTGTCGCCTGGGGCAAGTTTGGTTGTGCGGGCTATTGAAGACCCAGCCTTGGGGCCTATGGTCAGTGTGGGGCCTTCAGGTATTGCTTCGTCGTTGCTCAATGATGTCAGTTGGCGGGTTCCTCCGCTGCGTCGGGTGGATGCGCGCAGTATGTTGGAGGGTTTGCAGTCGGCTGAGTTGTTGCATGGGCCTACTCGTTTGGATTCTGTCGAGGATGTGTTGATGCGCATTGCGGCACTCAGTGATGATATTGCTTCCATTGTGGAGGTGGAATTGACACCTGTGATTGCCGGTAGTCGTGAGACATCTGTGGTGGGGGCACGAATTCGTATTGCGGCATTGGCTGGTGAGCGTGATCCTTTAGCGAGGTCGCTATGA
- a CDS encoding D-alanine--D-alanine ligase family protein, which yields MTSTDSRIKIAVVYGGRSSEHSVSCVSAGAVMAHLDPERYEVFPIGITHSGTWTVGESDVDKLRTIDRVMPEVEFKKEVHLSVDPAHKGEFRYADGTLYAHVDVIFPVLHGLYGEDGTIQGLFELSGVKYVGTGVLSSACGMDKEYTKKLLAAEGLPVGKEVIVRGEESLSDADRALLGLPVFVKPARGGSSIGISRVTSWDELDAALAMAREYDSKVIVEAEIVGSEVECGVLQRPDGSLVASVPAQLVDTNSGDEGFYGFETKYLDDVVTAHIPAPLPEETTALIQSLSLEAFQALNCSGLARVDFFVTTHGPVLNEVNTMPGFTPISMYPQVFAASGIGYEELLNTLIEQALAH from the coding sequence GTGACTTCTACTGATTCCCGCATTAAAATCGCCGTCGTCTATGGTGGCCGTAGCTCCGAACACTCCGTCTCCTGCGTATCCGCAGGCGCGGTTATGGCACACCTCGATCCTGAGCGCTACGAAGTATTCCCCATCGGAATTACCCACTCCGGCACCTGGACTGTCGGCGAATCCGACGTCGACAAGCTGCGCACCATCGATCGCGTCATGCCGGAAGTGGAATTTAAAAAAGAAGTACACCTAAGCGTCGACCCTGCCCACAAGGGCGAATTCCGCTACGCCGACGGCACACTCTATGCCCATGTGGATGTTATTTTCCCAGTACTACACGGCCTGTATGGCGAAGACGGCACCATTCAGGGACTCTTCGAGCTTTCCGGCGTGAAGTATGTTGGCACCGGTGTGTTATCGTCCGCCTGCGGCATGGACAAGGAATACACCAAGAAACTCCTCGCCGCCGAAGGGCTACCCGTGGGCAAAGAAGTAATTGTGCGGGGTGAGGAATCGCTCAGCGATGCAGACCGCGCCCTGTTAGGCCTGCCCGTCTTTGTTAAACCTGCCCGTGGCGGTTCCTCCATCGGCATTTCGCGCGTCACCAGCTGGGATGAGCTCGACGCCGCACTGGCAATGGCGCGGGAATACGATTCCAAGGTGATCGTGGAAGCTGAAATTGTCGGTTCGGAAGTGGAATGCGGTGTCCTGCAGCGTCCTGACGGCAGCCTGGTTGCCAGCGTGCCAGCCCAGCTCGTCGACACCAATTCTGGTGACGAAGGCTTCTACGGCTTCGAAACCAAATACCTCGACGATGTTGTCACCGCGCACATCCCAGCGCCGCTGCCGGAAGAAACAACCGCACTGATCCAGTCGCTGTCCTTAGAAGCCTTCCAAGCATTAAACTGCAGCGGTCTTGCACGCGTCGATTTCTTCGTAACCACCCACGGCCCCGTGCTTAACGAAGTCAACACCATGCCAGGCTTTACCCCTATCTCCATGTACCCTCAGGTTTTCGCCGCCAGTGGCATCGGCTATGAAGAACTGCTCAACACGCTCATCGAGCAGGCTCTCGCACACTAA
- a CDS encoding NAD(P)H-dependent glycerol-3-phosphate dehydrogenase produces the protein MGAGSWGTTVAKVFADAGNNVTLWARRTQVAEHINTFHRNPDYLSDIELPHNLYATDNAQEALSGASIVVLAVPSQTLRANLKHWTPLIPADAIVVSLAKGVEKGTFLRMSEVIAEVTGLPKSSIAVLTGPNLAREVALEQPAATVIACEDEQRAQVVQHALAAPYFRPYTNTDVIGCEISGACKNVIALACGMAAGRGLGENTLATLITRGLAETTRLGMAMGAQQQSFAGLAGLGDLVATCSSPLSRNRSFGARLGQGGTLEEAKAATHGQVAEGVSSSAAVFELATKMGVEMPITQAVYAVCHEGMAVDDMVSALMGRSKKSEQEQRH, from the coding sequence ATGGGTGCCGGAAGCTGGGGAACCACAGTGGCGAAAGTCTTTGCCGACGCCGGAAACAACGTCACACTATGGGCGCGGCGCACACAGGTAGCTGAGCATATCAACACCTTCCACCGCAACCCCGACTACCTCTCCGATATCGAACTGCCCCATAATCTATATGCCACCGACAATGCCCAAGAAGCACTATCGGGGGCATCTATTGTGGTCTTAGCCGTCCCGAGCCAAACCTTGCGGGCCAACCTTAAACACTGGACCCCCCTGATTCCCGCGGACGCTATAGTTGTGTCGCTGGCTAAAGGCGTGGAAAAAGGCACCTTCTTGCGCATGAGTGAAGTCATCGCCGAAGTGACAGGGCTGCCGAAATCCTCCATTGCGGTGCTCACCGGGCCAAACTTAGCCAGGGAAGTGGCCCTTGAACAACCTGCCGCCACCGTTATTGCATGCGAAGATGAACAGCGCGCCCAAGTAGTCCAACACGCATTAGCTGCACCCTATTTCCGCCCCTACACCAATACCGATGTGATTGGTTGTGAAATTTCCGGCGCCTGCAAAAACGTGATCGCCCTTGCCTGCGGCATGGCGGCAGGCCGAGGCTTAGGCGAAAATACCCTCGCCACCTTGATCACCAGGGGGCTTGCCGAAACCACAAGACTGGGCATGGCCATGGGTGCCCAACAGCAATCCTTCGCCGGGCTTGCCGGCTTAGGTGATTTAGTTGCAACCTGTTCATCACCACTGTCGCGCAACCGCTCCTTTGGTGCGCGCCTTGGTCAAGGTGGAACGCTAGAAGAAGCAAAAGCAGCCACCCATGGGCAAGTGGCAGAAGGTGTAAGCTCTTCAGCCGCAGTATTCGAACTGGCGACGAAAATGGGTGTCGAAATGCCCATTACTCAAGCAGTGTATGCAGTCTGCCATGAAGGCATGGCCGTAGATGATATGGTTTCAGCGCTGATGGGGCGTTCGAAAAAAAGCGAACAAGAACAACGCCACTAA
- the leuC gene encoding 3-isopropylmalate dehydratase large subunit yields MTSPVDSGKKLTLAEKVWRDHVVTKGNGDEPDLIFIDLQLLHEVTSPQAFDGLRLAGRRMRHPELHLATEDHNVPTAGIKSGNLLEINDMISRTQVGTLRKNCEEFGVRIHSMGDINQGIVHQVGPQLGATQPGMTIVCGDSHTSTHGAFGAMAFGIGTSEVEHVMATQTLSLKPFKTMAINVSGELQEGVTAKDLILAIIAKIGTGGGQGHVIEYRGEAIEKLSMEARMTICNMSIEAGARAGMIAPDQTTFEYIKGRELAPQGQDWDAAVEYWKTLPTDEGAEFDTVVEIDGSALRPFVTWGTNPGQGLPLDAVIPDPEDFTNDNDKAAAEKALKYMDLVPGTPIREIPVDTVFLGSCTNARMEDLRAAAGVLKGRKVKEGVRMMVVPSTALVKKMAEEEGLDKIFIDAGADWRSAGCSMCLGMNPDQLAPGERSASTSNRNFEGRQGPGGRTHLVSPEVAAATAVVGRFASPADLPAV; encoded by the coding sequence ATGACCAGCCCCGTGGATTCCGGCAAGAAGTTAACACTGGCCGAAAAAGTATGGCGTGACCACGTAGTAACCAAAGGAAATGGGGACGAGCCCGACCTCATTTTCATCGACTTACAGCTCCTGCACGAGGTTACCAGCCCGCAAGCCTTCGACGGACTCCGCTTGGCTGGCCGCAGGATGCGCCACCCCGAACTGCACCTCGCCACCGAAGATCACAACGTGCCTACCGCAGGCATTAAAAGCGGCAACCTGCTTGAAATTAACGACATGATTTCTCGCACCCAGGTAGGCACTTTGCGCAAAAACTGTGAAGAATTCGGTGTGCGCATCCACTCCATGGGTGATATCAACCAAGGTATTGTGCACCAAGTAGGACCCCAGCTCGGTGCCACTCAGCCCGGCATGACCATTGTCTGCGGCGATTCCCACACCTCCACCCACGGGGCATTTGGTGCCATGGCCTTTGGTATTGGCACCTCTGAGGTTGAGCATGTGATGGCTACTCAAACCCTTTCGCTGAAACCTTTTAAAACCATGGCGATTAACGTCAGCGGCGAATTGCAAGAAGGTGTGACAGCTAAAGATTTGATCTTGGCTATCATCGCGAAAATTGGTACCGGCGGCGGCCAGGGTCATGTGATTGAATACCGTGGTGAGGCTATTGAAAAGCTCTCCATGGAAGCTCGCATGACTATTTGTAACATGTCGATCGAAGCAGGTGCCCGCGCGGGCATGATCGCACCGGATCAAACCACCTTTGAGTACATCAAGGGTCGTGAGCTTGCGCCTCAGGGGCAGGATTGGGATGCTGCTGTTGAATACTGGAAGACCCTGCCCACCGACGAGGGTGCAGAGTTCGATACCGTTGTTGAGATTGACGGCTCTGCGCTGCGCCCATTTGTTACCTGGGGTACAAACCCTGGTCAAGGCTTGCCATTAGACGCTGTGATCCCAGACCCAGAGGACTTCACCAACGACAACGACAAGGCAGCTGCCGAAAAAGCGCTGAAATACATGGATCTGGTACCAGGCACCCCAATCCGTGAAATCCCTGTGGATACAGTCTTCTTGGGTTCCTGCACGAATGCCCGTATGGAGGATCTGCGCGCCGCCGCCGGTGTGCTCAAGGGGCGCAAGGTGAAAGAGGGCGTGCGCATGATGGTGGTGCCTTCCACCGCTTTGGTTAAGAAGATGGCGGAGGAAGAAGGGCTGGACAAGATCTTTATCGACGCCGGTGCCGACTGGCGTTCAGCTGGCTGCTCCATGTGCTTGGGCATGAACCCCGACCAGCTCGCACCAGGGGAGCGCTCCGCCTCAACCTCAAACCGCAACTTTGAAGGTCGTCAGGGGCCGGGTGGTCGCACGCACCTCGTCTCCCCGGAGGTTGCCGCCGCCACCGCTGTGGTTGGGCGTTTTGCCTCTCCCGCCGATTTGCCCGCAGTGTAG